Proteins co-encoded in one Amaranthus tricolor cultivar Red isolate AtriRed21 chromosome 7, ASM2621246v1, whole genome shotgun sequence genomic window:
- the LOC130817332 gene encoding uncharacterized protein LOC130817332: protein MASSSSVISLLFPLLSLLFISSVSARPGFHFHPCNTLIISTYSFSVLPQNPNPNPNPNPNFRPQFLIVSSDFHHFRHRRFLPLMVNHHPHLDRKTQVLESLKERPESFYSSFGFSSFKDRTKDILSVVASLLFGAACGALTAGTMYLIWSLFNHRYEGSYRSLDGFTSDDDDDNDDDDIFNPKKKGYVTIPAAPVKDVDSTPVAVSVPAKESA, encoded by the coding sequence ATGGCGTCGTCATCGTCGGTGATCTCTCTTCTCTTCCCACTACTCTCTCTCCTCTTCATCTCCTCCGTTTCAGCGAGACCAGGTTTCCATTTCCACCCTTGCAACACCCTCATCATCTCCACCTATTCCTTTTCTGTCCTTCCtcaaaaccctaaccctaaccctaaccctaaccccAATTTCCGTCCTCAATTCCTCATCGTTTCCTCTGATTTCCATCATTTTCGCCACCGACGATTTCTTCCACTTATGGTCAACCATCATCCCCACCTCGATCGAAAAACCCAAGTTTTAGAATCCCTTAAAGAACGCCCTGAGTCGTTTTATTCTTCTTTTGGGTTTTCTTCATTTAAAGATAGAACTAAGGATATTCTTAGCGTTGTTGCTTCTCTTCTGTTTGGTGCTGCTTGTGGGGCTCTTACTGCTGGTACCATGTATTTGATTTGGTCTCTTTTTAACCACCGATATGAGGGATCTTACCGTTCTTTAGATGGTTTTACtagcgatgatgatgatgataatgatgacgaTGATATTTTTAACCCTAAGAAGAAAGGTTATGTTACGATTCCTGCTGCTCCTGTTAAGGATGTTGATTCCACCCCTGTTGCTGTCTCAGTTCCTGCCAAGGAGTCTGCGTGA
- the LOC130817333 gene encoding putative pentatricopeptide repeat-containing protein At5g40405: MTFFGSKNYHLKSSKLILHLLDHHQWLTIPQLKQIQSHLIVSGTISDSYAAGKLVFAFANHPTHLSNAYQLLIRSPNRSSYMWNTLIKFFIDNNEPTQAISLYKNMFAYGSYPNNYTFSFVIRACNNLCDLSVGLMLHAQAIRLGWESYDFVQNGLIHLYSICDSVDLAGKLFGVSVSKDVVTWTAVINGYVKAGRIIDARELFDKMPERNVVSWSAMITGYAQMGLFKEALELFNDMQKSGFRPNHSSLVGALTACAALGALDQGRWIHAFVDRNRMELDVKLATALVNMYAKCGCIEMANRVFENMPSRDVFAFTSLISALSNHGQSERAIELFKRMQFEEVTPNEVTFVCVLAACSRMGLIDEGLRVFESMKNWYGIDPGIEHYGCLVDLLARSGMLQEAEQLVRKMSMVPDSYVLGAILNACRLYGNVELGEDIVQQLSDRGLDYSGVHTLLSNIYASAKKWDGVTHVREQMHENMVRKVPGCSLIEVDGVVSEFRAGKRSRKQMEDIISTLLHMDKHFRSFQLDHSIVLG, translated from the coding sequence ATGACATTTTTTGGCTCCAAAAACTACCACTTGAAATCTAGCAAACTCATTCTTCATCTCTTAGATCATCATCAATGGCTTACCATCCCACAACTAAAGCAAATTCAATCCCACCTCATCGTTTCCGGCACCATTTCCGATTCTTACGCTGCTGGAAAACTCGTTTTCGCCTTTGCTAACCACCCAACTCATCTTTCTAACGCTTATCAACTCCTCATTCGCTCACCTAATCGATCCAGTTACATGTGGAACACTTTAATCAAGttttttattgataataatGAACCCACCCAAGCAATTTCTCTTTATAAGAACATGTTTGCATATGGGTCTTATCCCAATAATTATACTTTCTCATTTGTTATTAGAGCTTGTAATAATCTTTGTGATTTGTCTGTAGGGTTAATGCTTCATGCTCAGGCTATCAGATTGGGTTGGGAATCTTATGATTTTGTGCAAAATGGGTTGATCCATTTGTATTCTATATGTGATTCTGTTGATTTAGCTGGTAAGTTGTTTGGTGTGAGTGTAAGTAAGGATGTGGTTACATGGACTGCAGTGATTAATGGGTATGTTAAAGCTGGCCGGATTATAGATGCTAGAGAACTGTTTGATAAAATGCCTGAGAGAAATGTGGTTTCTTGGAGTGCTATGATTACTGGGTATGCCCAAATGGGATTGTTTAAAGAGGCTTTAGAACTCTTTAATGATATGCAAAAGTCCGGTTTTCGACCAAATCATTCGTCTCTAGTGGGGGCATTGACAGCTTGTGCAGCTCTTGGAGCTCTTGATCAAGGAAGGTGGATACATGCATTTGTGGATAGAAATAGGATGGAATTGGATGTCAAATTAGCCACGGCTCTTGTCAATATGTATGCAAAATGTGGGTGTATCGAAATGGCAAATCGTGTGTTTGAAAATATGCCTTCTAGGGATGTGTTTGCATTCACTTCTTTGATATCTGCACTTTCAAATCATGGGCAGAGTGAGAGGGCAATTGAGTTGTTCAAAAGGATGCAATTTGAAGAGGTTACTCCAAATGAAGTCACTTTTGTCTGCGTGTTGGCTGCATGTAGTAGAATGGGTTTGATCGATGAGGGGTTGCGAGTATTTGAAAGCATGAAAAACTGGTATGGAATCGATCCGGGAATCGAGCATTATGGTTGCTTAGTTGACCTATTAGCAAGATCAGGCATGCTGCAAGAGGCAGAACAGCTAGTTAGAAAGATGTCAATGGTGCCCGATTCTTATGTGTTGGGTGCAATACTCAATGCTTGTCGACTTTATGGCAATGTCGAGCTAGGGGAAGACATTGTCCAACAATTGAGTGATCGAGGTCTTGATTATAGTGGAGTACACACACTGCTTTCGAATATTTATGCATCGGCAAAGAAGTGGGATGGAGTTACGCACGTAAGGGAGCAAATGCACGAGAACATGGTCAGGAAAGTGCCCGGATGCAGTTTGATTGAAGTCGATGGTGTTGTTTCTGAATTCAGAGCTGGGAAAAGGAGTCGCAAGCAGATGGAAGACATTATATCAACTTTGCTTCATATGGACAAACACTTTCGGTCTTTCCAGCTAGATCATAGTATTGTTCTCGGTTGA